The nucleotide sequence GAAGTTCTTAATACCTGACAAGTATTATACATACCCGGGTTCTCAGGCCCCAGAAGACCGATGAGTGGCGACCACGACCAGTTCCGGTTCGGGGAGGACGGCGAACTCGAAGAACCGGACGACGACGAAGACGAGGAGGAACAGACGAACGACCTCGGCGAGGAGATGCCGTGGTATGAGACGAAAGGCGGATTCCGGCGCGACGTGATGTCGAGCCTGTTTCAGAAGGCGGTGCGCCGGTCAGACGATGAGACTGCGGCGTTCGCAGCGTGGGAACTCGTCCGCTCCGGACCCAAGTATGAGACCCATTACTGGAACCGCGCCGTTCTCGCTTGCATCGAGGATTTGGTGGCGGGCAACGAGGCGACTGAACACGTCCTCCGATACGAGGACCTCGCCAAGAACAGATACGCCGATAACGACTGGGCACGACGACTCTGCGCGATTGCCGCCGCGATGGTCTGCGCCCGTGCCCGGTCGGGCCGCGAGACCACTCACGCCAACGGTTACTTCAGCAACACGATGGTCGACCGAGCGCGAGCACAGCAGGACGACGACCACGAGCCTCTGTACGCGCCGCCGGTCACGGACGAAGAACTCGAAGGAGACGGCAAGTACGGCTTCATCGCCAAGGACAAGCACACCTACCCAGGGTCGGGGATGGGACGCGGCTGGGCACACTTCCGGATTCACGGGGCACGGTGTAGCGACGAAACAGAACTCGGACAGAAGTGGTGGCGACGTGTGCTCCGCTACGATGCGCCAGAATACGCCTATAGGGAGCCGGAGGTCACGTTCACCGAGGAAGAAATCGAGCACGCCGTCGAGCCGACTCCCGAGGACGAACCGTGGAGGTGCGACCTCGCCGAAGACGCGAACCTCAACGAGTTCGACGAGTAACGGAACCGCCCTTCGGATACCCCTTCTCCCGAGTGTATTTGCGTGAGTGCTTCGAACAAACGTTGCAGTATTAGAATAGCTCTTAGAGCCGTTACTGATAGCAGAGCCGGTGAGAGTTCGAAGCTGATACTCTATTCTCGCCTCATGGTCCGTTCGTATGCTCCACGGCTCTTTTGTTCCTGTAGTGCCTCTGTTAGGTTAGCATGTCCACTCCAAGAAAACCAGCCGGTGGGCCCGCCGATGTAACCGCTGACATAGCCGAACGAGCGTGGGAAGGGACCGTTGCCAGCGCCGTCTTGGTCCCCGCGATGCAACTTTTTCTCTTAGAGTTCGCCAACGCACTCCAGCCTATCGCAGGTAACGCGCTGGCCGTCGACCCGATGACGATGCTGTCTACGGCTATCGTTGTCCTGGGCGTGTTGCCGGTCGCCTCAACGCTCGTTTCGACAGCCGTCGCATATGCGGCCGCTGGCTGGCCGGGGGTGGTGTTCTACTACCTTATGTCGACGGGAGCCTCGATGGTGCTCGGTGCAGAGCTACTTGGGGCTATCATCTTCATGACCGGCGTCGTGCTGTTCCTGGTCGTTGCCGCGCTCAAGATGCGAGGTAGTCAGCGACGACGGCGTCCACGACGCCCGATGTAGGCCGCCACCCACCCTTCAGACGACGTACCGCCAAGACGCGTGTGTATGTACGTACGCCGAATGGCTCACCCCCGCAGAAACATCCGCTTCAGACTCATTTAATATCTGAAACGTTCTAATTCCCATAGGGTCACCAACAGACCCACTGGTATCTATGGCAACTGACTCGACGACCAGCGATAGCTACGGCGAACAGCACGCAGTCAAACAGATGGACGTGAATCTCGTGAAGGCCGCCGAGCGCCTCATATTCGACCAAGCTGGGTCGCTTGAGGATGGTATCCGCGAAGGCGTCCAGAACGGCGTCGACGCCCCCGGTAGCTCGCACGTCCAGGTCGCGGTCCAGCCCAGCCAACAGCGCACCATCATCTGGGACGACGGCGAAGGCATGGGCCTCAGCAACGACGAAGTCGAGACGTTCCTCACCGAGTTGTTCGAATCGACGAAAGACGACGCTGACGCCAGCATCGGCCAGTTCGGGATTGGCTTCGCGCAGATGATGGCGAAGGCGCAGGTGACAGTCTACACGCGCGCGTACATCACTGAGTTCGACGCCAGCGAACGCACCGCGTGGAGTGACTCGCCTCTCGACTACCGCCTGTGGGGGCCGGACGAGGTCGCTCAACAGACAGACGGCATGAACCCACGCTCCGAGTTCGACGGCGAGCCGCGCTTCGACGGCTTCGACGGGTTCTGGGTCGAACTCGACCACTACGACGACCAGGTGCCCGACAGCGAGGACCTCGGAGACTGGGACGACGTGACCGACGAGCTACGTTCTCGATTCAAGTTCATCGCCGCCGCGACCGGGGTGCGCGTCTACCTGAACGGCGAGGACATCTCGCAACCACCAGGCGAGCGGTACGGCAACTACCAAACCTACGAGGACGAGCAGGTCTACATCGCGCTCAAGCACTCGTCGTACGGGAACGTCTCGGTCTACAGCAACGGCATCCACGTCGAGAATCAGTACCGTGACGGTGTGAAGGGCTACGTCGTCACCAAGGCGAATCTCAGTCTCAATATGAGCAGAGACGAGGTGAAATCGGACTGTCCCGTTTGGGCGGAGGTCGAGCCCAAAGTAGCGGACCTGACGAAGCAGGTACTACAGAACACGTCTGACAGCAGGCTCAGCGAATCAGGCCGGACCGCTATCGCCCGGCTAGTACGGGAGGGTCACGACGACATGGGCGACCGAGAAGTGTTCGAGACCGCCAACGGCGAGACCGTCTCACTGGAGGACATCGCTGACCACGACTCGCTGGCGTTCGCCCCGCAGGGCCACCGCCGGGCCGACAAGATGCTCGAACGCGGATTCATGGTGCTCCGCGAACCCGGCGATGGTGGCGACGACCCCAACCGCGAACTGCAAGAGGCCC is from Haloplanus salinarum and encodes:
- a CDS encoding ATP-binding protein translates to MATDSTTSDSYGEQHAVKQMDVNLVKAAERLIFDQAGSLEDGIREGVQNGVDAPGSSHVQVAVQPSQQRTIIWDDGEGMGLSNDEVETFLTELFESTKDDADASIGQFGIGFAQMMAKAQVTVYTRAYITEFDASERTAWSDSPLDYRLWGPDEVAQQTDGMNPRSEFDGEPRFDGFDGFWVELDHYDDQVPDSEDLGDWDDVTDELRSRFKFIAAATGVRVYLNGEDISQPPGERYGNYQTYEDEQVYIALKHSSYGNVSVYSNGIHVENQYRDGVKGYVVTKANLSLNMSRDEVKSDCPVWAEVEPKVADLTKQVLQNTSDSRLSESGRTAIARLVREGHDDMGDREVFETANGETVSLEDIADHDSLAFAPQGHRRADKMLERGFMVLREPGDGGDDPNRELQEALSENVVDDTPDERAIDQWASAHGVSGGYETLDDPTDWNATMAVVETLNDQIAAEIEQDRRDVRFGQDESRKGWTDGGSEIVVTETAWHGDYTVGRILNIWRHLCHEYAHEENTEGVQEAPHGDGFARRFRRYIDATEHVATDLIDEVQRNGKKQTMAEHGHPLSQYRG